A single genomic interval of Prunus dulcis chromosome 5, ALMONDv2, whole genome shotgun sequence harbors:
- the LOC117627115 gene encoding uncharacterized membrane protein At4g09580 codes for MEKREDNGDVKVVGGVGSISKFPLSFWEMTVASTVLLGFVVGLLVVYLTMPTSDYSFLKLPRSLQELQILRVHLEDYTSDYTAQVLLGYCMVYIFMQTFMIPGTVFMSLLAGSLFGVFKGVALVVFNATAGASSCYFLSKLIGRPIVFSLWPDKLQFFQNQVAKRRDGLLNYMLFLRLTPTLPNTFINLASPIVDVPYHIFFLATIIGLIPAAYVTVRAGLALGELRSLGDLYDFNSIATLFFIGVVSVTPTLVSKSKS; via the exons atggagaagagagaagacaATGGAGATGTGAAGGTTGTTGGGGGAGTGGGATCTATCAGTAAGTTCCCATTGAGCTTCTGGGAGATGACTGTGGCTTCCACGGTCCTATTGGGCTTCGTGGTTGGCCTTCTGGTCGTTTACCTAACCATGCCCACATCGGATTATAGCTTTCTCAAGCTCCCTCGTAGCCTCCAAGAGCTTCAAATCCTCAG AGTTCACCTTGAGGACTACACAAGTGACTACACTGCTCAGGTTTTGTTGGGGTACTGCatggtttatatatttatgCAGACTTTCATGATCCCTGGTACTGTATTCATGTCCTTGCTTGCTGGTTCcctttttggggttttcaaaGGCGTAGCTTTGGTGGTGTTCAATGCCACTGCTGGTGCATcttcttgttattttttgtCAAAGCTGATAGGGAGGCCCATTGTCTTCTCTCTTTGGCCTGACAAGCTACAGTTTTTCCAAAACCAG GTGGCTAAAAGAAGAGATGGACTTTTAAACTACATGTTGTTTCTACGATTGACTCCGACCTTGCCAAACACTTTTATTAATCTTGCTTCACCAATAGTGGATGTACCCTATCATATTTTCTTCCTGGCAACCATAATTGGTCTGATACCAGCTGCTTATGTCACTGTCAGG GCTGGATTAGCTCTTGGAGAGTTGCGATCTCTTGGGGATCTCTACGATTTCAACTCAATAGCCACCTTGTTCTTCATTGGAGTTGTCTCAGTTACTCCCACGTTAGTGAGCAAGAGCAAATCATAG
- the LOC117627113 gene encoding RNA-binding protein 34, translating to MGRKKPKEPESDAVSAHPDIFKTLFGDATSDDAVPSIFSESNPFRRTNQEPGLGFVAPSVEAAENVNHGDSENSGDDGEVKKRKRRKEKKASGLVNEEASETPLEGKKVKKKKLQETPNLEKPNLGYELNGVSKKGNGEASNLGERPNMGVETKGGDGMSAVKKMDGKKRKRDELEREYEAKKYGVKESEDVGDKDVGAKVVGEKRKMVDNPADMLVSNEGFDDESKLLRTVFVGNLPLKVKKKVLIKEFSKFGEVESVRIRSVPILDTKKPRKGAILTNQIHDKADSVNGYIVFRTEESAQASLSHNMAVVEGHHIRVDRACPPRKKLKGESAAVYDHTRTVFVGNLPFDVKDEEVYQLFCGINNMESNVEAIRIIRDPNYGIGKGIAYVLFRTREAANLVVKKRNLKLGDRELRLSHAKPDSTPSKRKNPSSGLKANSPAKKLAVGSRTPDFNKVGSKATKSYQGLRAGKPGVQKKFHSKSSRQDTFESRSLSGVKPKERKDKRPSVAARKAKASFKGGAAKQTGIKRKMDSRTPESSQQKKKFKKYR from the exons ATGGGTAGGAAGAAACCCAAGGAGCCAGAAAGCGACGCCGTTTCAGCTCACCCAGACATTTTCAAGACCCTATTCGGCGACGCCACTAGCGACGACGCCGTCCCTTCCATATTCTCTGAAAGCAACCCGTTCAGGAGGACGAACCAGGAACCCGGGTTAGGGTTTGTTGCTCCTTCAGTTGAAGCTGCGGAAAACGTTAACCATGGTGATTCTGAGAACAGTGGTGATGACGGTGAggtgaaaaagaggaagagaaggaaagagaagaaagcttCTGGTTTAGTTAATGAAGAAGCTTCAGAGACTCCTTTGGAGGGCAAGAAagtcaagaaaaagaaactgcaAGAAACACCCAATTTGGAAAAACCTAATTTGGGTTATGAGTTAAATGGGGTATCAAAGAAGGGCAACGGTGAAGCCTCCAACTTGGGAGAACGCCCAAATATGGGTGTTGAAACAAAAGGCGGTGATGGAATGAGTGCGGTGAAGAAGATGGAtgggaagaagaggaaaagagaTGAGCTTGAGAGGGAATACGAGGCAAAGAAGTATGGTGTGAAGGAGAGCGAGGATGTTGGAGACAAGGATGTGGGTGCAAAAGTTGTTggggagaagaggaagatggtGGATAATCCAGCTGATATGCTGGTTTCAAATGAAGGTTTCGACGATGAGAGTAAGCTTTTGAGGACTGTTTTTGTTGGGAATTTGCCCTTGAAAGTCAAGAAGAAGGTTTTGATCAAGGAGTTCAGTAAATTTGGAGAGGTGGAGTCTGTAAGGATTCGTTCTGTGCCAATCTTGGAT ACCAAAAAACCTAGAAAGGGAGCAATACTTACGAATCAAATCCATGATAAAGCTGACAG TGTTAATGGCTACATTGTTTTCAGAACAGAGGAATCTGCACAGGCTTCTTTGTCCCATAACATGGCTGTG GTCGAAGGACATCATATCCGTGTTGACAGGGCATGCCCACCTCGTAAGAAGCTGAAGGGGGAGAGTGCTGCTGTATATGATCACACAAGAACTGTTTTTGTGGGTAACCTTCCATTTGATGTGAAG gATGAAGAAGTTTATCAGTTGTTTTGTGGTATTAACAATATGGAATCCAACGTTGAAGCTATTCGCATAATCAGGGATCCTAACTATGGTATCGGAAAGGGCATTGCTTATGTTTTGTTTAGAACAAGG GAAGCTGCAAATTTGGTTGTTAAGAAGCGAAACTTGAAGCTTGGGGATCGGGAGCTCAGGCTCTCTCATGCAAAACCGGATTCTACCCCGTCCAAGAGAAAGAATCCCTCATCTGGATTGAAAGCTAATTCCCCAGCCAAAAAGCTGGCAGTGGGTTCAAGGACCCCAGATTTTAACAAGGTGGGTTCAAAGGCTACTAAGTCCTACCAGGGCCTGCGTGCAGGTAAGCCTGGTGTCCAAAagaaatttcattcaaaaagcAGTAGACAAGATACGTTCGAATCAAGATCTCTGAGTGGAGTGAAGCCGAAAGAACGTAAAGACAAACGACCATCTGTTGCTGCCAGAAAAGCTAAAGCATCATTCAAAGGTGGTGCTGCAAAACAAACAGGTATAAAGCGTAAGATGGATAGCCGAACTCCAGAGAGCTCCcagcagaagaagaaattcaAGAAATATAGGTAG